From a region of the Synechococcus sp. RS9916 genome:
- a CDS encoding YidH family protein produces MKKEKGRRSRLSDINTELAKARNRAAADRTTLAWIRTSLALISFGFGLDQVINAIHNVNANSSANESGVHLVSIAFIVVGIFTLAVAAKQHKFELSRLNNSYYTYREQLSLPIATAIASLIIGGITLSILLYSL; encoded by the coding sequence TTGAAAAAAGAGAAGGGGAGACGATCACGCTTGAGCGACATCAACACCGAGCTAGCAAAAGCACGCAACAGAGCTGCTGCTGATCGCACAACCCTGGCTTGGATACGCACATCTCTCGCCCTGATCAGCTTTGGCTTTGGCCTCGACCAGGTAATTAATGCGATTCACAACGTGAATGCCAACAGCAGTGCCAACGAAAGTGGTGTTCACCTGGTATCAATTGCATTCATTGTCGTTGGCATCTTTACTCTCGCTGTTGCCGCCAAACAACACAAATTTGAATTATCACGTCTCAACAACAGCTATTACACCTACCGAGAGCAACTGTCACTCCCAATCGCCACAGCGATTGCCAGCCTGATCATCGGAGGCATCACGCTTTCCATTCTTCTGTACAGCCTCTAA
- a CDS encoding arylsulfatase → MPHPIKASRLLRRLVVGSGLFLATSVSIAGITQGHAQAREFDRTKLPIAEPRPEKVTKVLPSEVPLPPQWEVTAPAGAPNVVIILLDDVGYAAPSAFGGVVNMPTAERLAQDGLRYNRFHTTALCAPTRAALKSGRNHHKVNTGSIPEVATGYAGNSTVVPDYAIPVAEILRLNGYNTAAFGKWHETPGRETTAAGPQTRWPTRQGFEKFYGFVGAEDNMWEPTIHDGVTIVDAPKKDRYHFTEDMTDQAIGWVRQQKAIKPDKPFFIYYSSAGAHSPHHVGKEWIAKYRGKFDEGWDVLRARNLENQIKAGIVPPGTQLAKAPDSIPKWDSLTPQQQRIYARQAEVFAAFTEHSDHEAGRLIQAIDDLGELDNTLVIYITGDNGASVEGDRTGHWNWNHYLNGVGETPDEQEAKMDEWGGPTTYPMYHMAWAIAFNSPFALSKQVAGDFGGTRNGTVIHWPERIRKGGGIRTQFSHVNDVAPTILEAANLPMPSSINGIPQIPMQGTSLMYTFDNPGAKERHNTQYFEIIGNRGIYHNGWMARTTIMYPWMAPQRMNTVAADDGWELYDTTVDFSLSNDLAAQYPDRLKALKAKFMEQAIENQVLPLDDRLLERLVPSVAGRPTLLGDRTSMDLYPYAWNLVEDSILNVKNVSNSVTAFVDVKGADEDGVIFSQGGRFGGWSLYVENNRPSYTYNYMGELVTLTSNKPLPAGKSEIRFELDYDGGGTGKGADLRLKLNGEVVAQGRMEKTIASRFSIDEGADVGLDRGSAVTVKTIGPRRYSAYGGQIDKVTIQIYPKPSDGKSSN, encoded by the coding sequence ATGCCACATCCGATCAAAGCGTCTCGCCTGCTCCGCCGCCTGGTTGTGGGGAGTGGTCTATTCCTTGCGACCAGTGTGTCGATTGCCGGTATCACGCAAGGGCACGCCCAGGCTCGTGAATTCGATCGGACGAAACTCCCGATTGCGGAGCCCAGGCCAGAGAAGGTCACCAAGGTGCTCCCCTCTGAGGTGCCTTTGCCCCCGCAGTGGGAAGTGACGGCACCAGCAGGTGCCCCCAATGTGGTGATCATCCTTCTCGATGATGTCGGTTATGCGGCACCGTCCGCATTTGGCGGGGTGGTGAACATGCCCACCGCAGAAAGGCTCGCCCAAGATGGCCTCCGCTACAACCGATTCCACACCACGGCGTTGTGTGCGCCGACGCGGGCGGCGTTGAAATCTGGACGCAATCACCACAAGGTCAACACCGGGTCGATCCCGGAGGTTGCTACCGGTTATGCGGGTAATTCCACCGTGGTGCCTGATTACGCCATTCCGGTTGCAGAAATCCTCCGGCTGAACGGCTACAACACAGCTGCTTTTGGCAAGTGGCATGAGACCCCGGGTCGTGAGACCACGGCTGCTGGCCCTCAGACCCGTTGGCCAACGCGCCAAGGCTTCGAGAAGTTCTATGGCTTCGTGGGTGCTGAAGACAACATGTGGGAACCCACCATCCATGACGGAGTCACCATCGTGGATGCACCGAAGAAAGATCGGTATCACTTCACCGAAGACATGACCGACCAGGCGATCGGTTGGGTTCGCCAACAGAAAGCCATCAAGCCCGATAAGCCCTTCTTCATTTATTACTCCTCAGCCGGTGCCCACTCCCCACACCATGTGGGTAAGGAATGGATCGCCAAATACCGCGGCAAGTTTGATGAAGGCTGGGATGTTCTGCGGGCGCGCAATCTTGAGAACCAGATCAAGGCAGGGATTGTTCCTCCAGGCACGCAGTTAGCAAAAGCACCTGACAGTATTCCCAAATGGGATAGCCTTACGCCTCAGCAGCAACGCATCTATGCCCGGCAGGCAGAAGTGTTTGCTGCTTTCACAGAGCATTCTGATCACGAAGCAGGTCGTTTAATTCAAGCGATTGATGATCTGGGTGAGCTGGATAACACCTTGGTGATTTATATCACTGGTGATAACGGTGCCAGTGTTGAGGGGGATCGGACAGGCCACTGGAATTGGAATCACTATCTCAATGGCGTTGGCGAAACGCCGGATGAGCAGGAGGCCAAAATGGATGAATGGGGTGGGCCTACGACCTATCCCATGTATCACATGGCCTGGGCGATCGCTTTCAACTCACCGTTTGCACTGTCCAAGCAGGTGGCCGGAGATTTTGGCGGAACGCGCAATGGAACGGTGATTCACTGGCCTGAGCGGATCCGGAAGGGTGGTGGCATTCGCACGCAGTTCTCCCATGTGAATGATGTGGCTCCCACGATCCTTGAGGCGGCCAATCTGCCGATGCCCAGCTCAATCAATGGCATCCCGCAGATTCCGATGCAAGGAACCAGCCTGATGTACACCTTTGATAATCCAGGTGCGAAAGAGCGGCACAATACTCAGTATTTCGAGATCATTGGCAACCGCGGTATTTATCACAATGGCTGGATGGCGCGAACAACGATCATGTATCCCTGGATGGCGCCACAACGGATGAATACGGTTGCAGCCGATGATGGTTGGGAGCTGTATGACACCACCGTTGATTTCAGCCTTTCCAATGATCTTGCGGCGCAATACCCCGATCGGCTCAAGGCCCTGAAGGCGAAGTTCATGGAACAGGCGATTGAGAACCAGGTGTTGCCCTTGGACGATCGTCTGCTCGAGCGCTTGGTGCCGTCTGTCGCAGGTCGGCCGACTCTGTTGGGTGACCGAACCTCCATGGATCTGTATCCCTATGCCTGGAACCTCGTTGAAGACTCGATTCTCAACGTGAAGAACGTCTCCAACAGCGTGACGGCCTTTGTGGATGTCAAGGGAGCTGATGAAGACGGCGTGATCTTCTCCCAGGGCGGTCGCTTTGGTGGTTGGTCGCTTTACGTTGAAAACAACAGGCCTTCCTACACCTACAACTACATGGGAGAGCTGGTCACGCTCACCAGCAACAAGCCATTGCCTGCTGGTAAGTCCGAAATTCGCTTTGAGCTCGACTACGACGGTGGTGGAACTGGTAAAGGAGCTGATCTTCGCTTGAAATTGAATGGTGAGGTGGTCGCTCAAGGCCGCATGGAGAAGACGATTGCGTCGCGTTTCTCCATTGATGAAGGTGCTGATGTCGGTCTTGATCGTGGCTCAGCCGTCACGGTGAAAACCATTGGTCCTCGCCGTTACAGCGCCTATGGCGGTCAGATCGACAAGGTGACGATTCAGATCTACCCCAAGCCGTCAGATGGAAAGTCATCCAACTAA
- a CDS encoding DUF1254 domain-containing protein: MTVLKHLSSTALSALFLACSATALHAGDVKPKGYNTPIPVDVLTPDTVRTRIGTFKYFDGFPDDETMRKARRQVDLGRGVQTFLNFMPAASIEMLYVGHRDGYGLKSNRDIGLFEELMSSESLWLTGNTDTVYASAFLDLSDGPVVVEVPEGTGPGTVNDAFFRFVVDMGGPGPDKGKGGKYLILGPGHQAPANTDGYFVATTPSKINWLILRGFLDEQGKPDTAKSAFKTGLKVYPFAQRANPPANTFTNLTGSDVNTIHANDFKFYEELNDVIQREPSAMFSPELLGMASAIGIQKGKPFNPSSDQKALLTEAVAIGNATARSILFAPKDPKAYIYPGKAGYWQTGFPGGNHEYVVDGGKGGRDMDGRTLFFYLATVNTPAMVLELPGVGSQYAFTSRDSGGAYLDGSKTYKLNIPANPPAQRFWSFVVYDPQTRSMLQSKEMPYPSKNNKRNPEMAKNADGSIDLYFGPEPPAGKEANWVKTVPGKGWFGIFRLYGPGQEWFDRTWKLGAIEQL, translated from the coding sequence ATGACTGTTCTTAAGCACCTCTCGTCCACTGCCCTTTCCGCGTTGTTTTTGGCATGTAGCGCGACTGCCCTTCATGCTGGCGATGTGAAGCCCAAGGGGTACAACACGCCAATCCCCGTTGATGTGTTGACCCCCGATACGGTTAGAACACGAATCGGCACGTTTAAGTATTTCGATGGTTTCCCCGATGATGAAACCATGCGAAAGGCACGCCGTCAGGTCGACCTTGGGCGTGGTGTGCAGACCTTCTTGAACTTCATGCCGGCGGCATCCATCGAGATGCTTTATGTCGGCCACCGGGATGGGTATGGCTTGAAGTCAAATCGTGATATCGGCTTGTTTGAGGAGCTGATGAGCTCCGAATCGCTCTGGCTTACGGGTAATACCGATACGGTCTATGCCTCAGCGTTTCTCGATCTCAGTGATGGTCCTGTCGTCGTCGAAGTGCCGGAGGGCACCGGCCCTGGCACCGTCAATGACGCCTTTTTCCGTTTTGTGGTCGACATGGGCGGCCCTGGTCCAGACAAAGGTAAGGGAGGGAAGTATCTGATTCTTGGCCCTGGCCATCAAGCACCCGCCAATACCGACGGCTATTTCGTTGCGACCACGCCCAGCAAGATCAATTGGTTGATTCTTCGCGGTTTCCTCGATGAGCAAGGCAAGCCCGATACGGCCAAGTCGGCCTTCAAGACTGGCCTCAAGGTGTATCCGTTTGCGCAAAGGGCCAATCCACCTGCCAACACGTTTACCAACCTCACCGGATCCGATGTGAACACGATTCACGCCAATGACTTCAAGTTCTACGAAGAACTCAATGACGTGATTCAGCGTGAGCCCTCCGCGATGTTCTCCCCTGAACTCCTCGGCATGGCCTCGGCCATTGGCATTCAAAAAGGCAAGCCGTTCAACCCTTCAAGCGACCAAAAAGCTTTGCTGACCGAGGCCGTTGCCATTGGTAATGCCACGGCGCGCTCGATTCTGTTTGCCCCGAAGGATCCCAAGGCATACATCTATCCGGGCAAAGCGGGCTACTGGCAAACCGGATTCCCAGGTGGCAACCACGAGTATGTCGTCGATGGTGGCAAGGGTGGGCGCGACATGGATGGCCGCACCCTGTTCTTCTACCTCGCCACGGTGAACACGCCGGCGATGGTGCTGGAACTGCCTGGTGTTGGTTCCCAGTACGCCTTCACTTCTCGGGACAGTGGCGGTGCCTATCTGGATGGCTCGAAAACCTACAAACTCAACATTCCCGCCAATCCTCCCGCCCAGCGTTTCTGGTCGTTTGTGGTCTACGACCCGCAAACCCGCTCAATGCTGCAGAGCAAGGAGATGCCTTACCCCAGCAAGAACAACAAGCGCAATCCGGAGATGGCCAAGAACGCCGATGGCAGCATTGATCTGTACTTCGGTCCGGAACCCCCTGCAGGCAAAGAAGCCAACTGGGTGAAGACGGTTCCAGGCAAGGGCTGGTTCGGCATCTTCCGTCTTTACGGCCCAGGCCAAGAGTGGTTTGACCGCACTTGGAAGCTGGGAGCGATTGAACAACTTTGA
- a CDS encoding outer membrane protein, protein MSSLSVEAAAKPQDSTKGEGAIPAEFTTPLVLTQAEDVASEADTPEDEEDAWRTYLDLYAFIVPTTYSTTEINGNRTESALPLSDVINTIDEALTFKAQVEYGRIGFMAGVYHGKLSDSQSASVYKETKNPLRNKLGVPAFLRDRTLRVKGDLDLDVDANQTVVDLAMRYRAGAIQKPRMEKGSSSVVGLMGARIIDAHIHTSWTLESEASLTVEGQRVSKKYTRELEKSSGESYGNTWVQPLIGIFGTYAISEDWQAFAYLDAGGFGLNGEQDLSGTAQAGIAYALGNSAQLSLSYKYFGLDYAGGGGNSYSVDQSGVNLGLRWLFD, encoded by the coding sequence TTGAGCAGCCTGAGCGTCGAAGCCGCAGCCAAACCGCAAGACAGCACCAAGGGTGAAGGTGCGATTCCAGCTGAGTTCACGACGCCACTGGTGCTCACCCAGGCCGAAGACGTCGCAAGTGAAGCCGACACCCCAGAAGACGAGGAAGACGCATGGCGGACTTATCTCGATCTTTACGCTTTTATCGTTCCCACGACTTACTCGACCACAGAAATCAACGGCAACAGAACCGAGTCTGCGCTTCCCCTCTCCGATGTGATCAACACAATCGATGAAGCACTCACCTTCAAAGCCCAGGTGGAGTACGGCCGGATCGGATTCATGGCCGGTGTGTATCACGGCAAGCTATCCGACAGCCAGTCCGCATCGGTTTATAAGGAGACCAAGAACCCCCTGCGGAACAAGCTCGGCGTTCCTGCTTTTCTGCGCGACCGAACCCTGCGCGTGAAAGGGGATCTGGATCTCGACGTCGACGCCAATCAAACCGTGGTTGATCTGGCCATGCGCTATCGGGCAGGAGCGATTCAGAAGCCACGCATGGAGAAAGGCAGCAGCAGCGTCGTCGGCCTGATGGGAGCTCGGATTATCGATGCCCACATCCACACCAGCTGGACGTTGGAAAGCGAAGCCTCACTCACCGTGGAAGGTCAACGCGTCAGCAAGAAATACACCCGTGAACTGGAGAAGTCTTCAGGTGAAAGCTATGGCAACACCTGGGTGCAACCGTTGATCGGGATCTTCGGCACCTATGCCATCAGTGAAGACTGGCAAGCTTTTGCCTACCTCGATGCAGGCGGATTCGGACTGAACGGAGAGCAGGATCTAAGTGGAACCGCCCAGGCAGGCATTGCCTACGCCCTGGGCAACTCGGCTCAGCTCTCACTCTCCTACAAGTATTTCGGCCTTGATTACGCCGGAGGAGGAGGGAACTCCTACAGCGTTGATCAAAGCGGCGTGAACTTAGGCCTTCGCTGGCTGTTTGACTGA
- a CDS encoding DUF1622 domain-containing protein gives MFVGIMEFAEHLLSGMAGWLRLLLEGLSILSVAVGLVAVFSPQGPLRLRAIPPRLLQRGPLSSARLTLGGWIALALEFQLGADVVQTTISREASALIQLGAVALVRTFLNYFLSLELKEKEQAS, from the coding sequence ATGTTTGTTGGGATTATGGAATTTGCAGAGCATCTGCTTTCCGGTATGGCGGGTTGGTTGCGCTTGCTGCTGGAAGGACTGTCAATTCTTTCTGTTGCTGTTGGGCTTGTTGCTGTTTTTAGTCCACAAGGTCCGTTGCGTTTACGAGCGATCCCGCCTCGATTGCTCCAGCGAGGGCCTTTGTCATCAGCGCGGTTGACCTTGGGAGGGTGGATTGCCCTTGCTCTCGAGTTTCAACTGGGTGCCGATGTGGTTCAGACCACCATCAGCCGTGAAGCTTCTGCATTGATTCAGCTGGGAGCAGTCGCGCTTGTGCGTACCTTTTTGAATTACTTTTTGTCGTTGGAACTCAAAGAAAAAGAGCAAGCCTCCTAG
- a CDS encoding arylsulfatase has translation MGNTPHIDGSILPFPAKPSGSHAGTSMQESTYNPLPEPQRLPDDAPNILVVLIDDAGPALPDCLGGDVHTPALESVKNGGVGFNRFHTTAMCSPTRSSLLTGRNHTFVGNGQICEFANDWDGYSGRIPESCALQADVLRNYGYATAAFGKWHNTPSTEITAAGPFHNWPTGLGFEYFYGFLAGEASQYEPHLVRNTTVVKPPCSPEEGYHLSEDLADDAINWLQTHKALRPDKPFYMYWASGALHGPHHVNKEWADKYKGKFDDGWDAYRERAFLNAKAKGWIPENAQLTPRHPKMAGWDSIPDHQKPFQSRLMEVLAGFAEHTDHQVGRILSELDRLGYEENTLVVYIWGDNGSSGEGQDGTISELLAQNSIATEVDEHIQVLDELGGLDALGSPLVDNMYHAGWAWAGSTPYQGLKLMGSYLGGTRNPMALKWPKKIKPDPRPRQQFHHVNDLVPTIYELVGITPPTEVNGVKQDPIHGTSFAYAFNAPEEPGRLRTQFFDIMGSRSIYHDGWIAGAPGPRLPWVKGVDPNILSWSPDSDEWELYNLDEDWSQSRNIADQHPEKLQMLKNLFLVESAKYKNMPIGGGLWTIIFHPELKVAPEATTWSLPGTITRIPETCAPRLGALDNRVVMDLELPERASGVLYKLGANSGGLTVFMDQGTLTYEYNLFLVERTKLRSEQPLPAGRHRLEIVTRHTNQDPRGPLSIQAFLDDHTLFTGIVPRPAAVLFTANDCLDVGQALGSPVSMEYRDRAPFPFNGTIHSMQVEYLNVETPQSAELSEAPSVRHHQTV, from the coding sequence ATGGGCAACACTCCACACATCGACGGATCAATCCTGCCGTTTCCAGCCAAGCCATCCGGCAGTCACGCTGGTACCTCCATGCAGGAGTCGACTTACAACCCCCTGCCGGAACCGCAAAGGCTTCCCGATGACGCACCCAACATTCTTGTGGTGCTAATCGACGATGCGGGCCCAGCATTACCTGATTGCCTCGGGGGTGATGTGCACACACCCGCTCTCGAGTCTGTGAAAAACGGAGGGGTGGGCTTCAACCGTTTTCACACCACAGCAATGTGTTCGCCAACGCGCTCATCATTGCTAACGGGTCGCAACCACACCTTCGTTGGCAACGGACAAATCTGTGAATTCGCCAACGACTGGGATGGCTACTCGGGAAGGATTCCTGAAAGCTGTGCCTTGCAGGCGGATGTGCTGCGCAACTACGGCTATGCCACCGCAGCTTTTGGCAAATGGCACAACACACCGAGCACGGAAATCACTGCTGCGGGGCCATTTCACAACTGGCCAACAGGGCTTGGCTTTGAATACTTCTACGGCTTCCTGGCCGGTGAAGCATCGCAATATGAACCGCATCTGGTGCGTAACACCACGGTGGTCAAACCTCCCTGTTCACCTGAGGAGGGTTATCACCTCAGCGAAGACCTTGCCGACGATGCGATCAACTGGTTGCAGACCCACAAAGCACTGCGACCCGACAAGCCCTTCTACATGTACTGGGCGTCCGGAGCCCTCCATGGTCCGCACCATGTGAATAAGGAATGGGCGGATAAATACAAAGGAAAATTTGATGATGGCTGGGACGCCTACCGCGAACGCGCCTTCCTCAATGCCAAAGCCAAAGGTTGGATTCCTGAGAATGCCCAACTGACTCCACGCCACCCGAAGATGGCGGGATGGGATTCCATTCCCGATCATCAAAAACCCTTCCAATCACGCCTGATGGAAGTGCTTGCAGGCTTTGCCGAGCACACAGATCATCAGGTGGGTCGCATCCTCTCTGAACTGGATCGACTGGGTTACGAAGAAAACACCCTGGTGGTTTACATCTGGGGCGACAACGGCTCCTCAGGCGAAGGGCAAGACGGCACGATTTCCGAGCTCTTGGCTCAGAACTCAATCGCCACAGAGGTGGATGAACACATCCAGGTGCTGGATGAACTCGGCGGATTGGATGCCCTGGGCTCACCGCTGGTCGACAACATGTATCACGCAGGTTGGGCCTGGGCAGGCAGCACTCCTTATCAGGGCTTGAAGCTGATGGGTTCCTACCTCGGCGGAACCCGTAATCCCATGGCCTTGAAGTGGCCGAAGAAAATCAAGCCCGACCCGAGGCCTCGACAACAGTTCCACCACGTGAACGACCTGGTTCCCACGATTTATGAATTGGTCGGCATTACCCCTCCCACGGAAGTGAATGGGGTGAAGCAGGATCCGATTCACGGCACCAGCTTTGCCTATGCCTTTAATGCTCCTGAAGAACCTGGAAGGCTTCGCACCCAGTTCTTCGACATCATGGGTTCACGATCGATCTATCACGATGGATGGATCGCCGGTGCACCTGGCCCCCGCTTGCCTTGGGTCAAAGGTGTTGACCCCAACATTCTGAGCTGGTCACCTGACAGCGACGAATGGGAGCTTTACAACCTCGATGAGGATTGGAGCCAAAGCAGAAACATCGCAGATCAGCATCCAGAGAAACTGCAGATGCTCAAAAATCTGTTCCTGGTGGAGTCGGCCAAGTACAAAAACATGCCGATCGGCGGTGGCCTCTGGACCATCATCTTCCACCCCGAACTGAAGGTGGCACCAGAGGCGACTACATGGTCACTCCCTGGCACCATCACACGCATCCCAGAAACCTGCGCACCTCGACTCGGCGCTCTGGACAACCGCGTTGTGATGGATCTGGAACTCCCGGAGCGGGCCAGCGGTGTTCTCTACAAACTTGGTGCGAATTCGGGTGGATTGACCGTGTTCATGGATCAGGGAACACTCACCTATGAGTACAACCTGTTTCTGGTTGAGCGAACCAAACTGCGCTCCGAGCAGCCCCTACCGGCTGGACGTCATCGCCTGGAAATCGTGACGAGGCACACGAATCAAGACCCAAGGGGTCCTCTTTCGATTCAGGCTTTTCTCGACGACCACACGCTGTTTACGGGCATCGTTCCACGGCCAGCGGCGGTGCTGTTTACAGCCAATGACTGCCTGGATGTCGGACAGGCTCTGGGATCTCCAGTATCCATGGAGTATCGCGATCGCGCTCCCTTCCCATTCAATGGCACGATCCACTCGATGCAAGTCGAGTACCTCAATGTGGAGACGCCTCAAAGCGCCGAACTCAGCGAAGCTCCGAGCGTGAGGCATCACCAAACGGTCTGA
- a CDS encoding formylglycine-generating enzyme family protein, which produces MADSRQGMVQIPAGEYCLGSESFYPEESPVRSIQVRAFSLDVAPVTNADFARFVADTGYVTVSEKPPDPELYPNLAPEEQCPESAVFIPPPPTVDRSQPLSWWALVEGADWRHPQGPSTQIDDLPDHPVVHVAYDDALAYADWAGKRLPTADEWEVAARGGLVGQDYAWGSEMTPGGRWLANVWQGPFPWRNEQTDGWFWTSPVGSFPANGYGLVDMCGNVWEWTSTLFPVPKGEQERRIIKGGSFLCAENYCHRFRPAALMGQTTDTATCHMGFRCASDSV; this is translated from the coding sequence ATGGCTGATTCTCGCCAAGGGATGGTGCAGATTCCTGCCGGTGAGTATTGCCTTGGTTCCGAGTCGTTTTATCCAGAAGAGTCGCCCGTTCGCTCCATTCAAGTGAGGGCTTTTTCCCTTGATGTGGCTCCGGTGACGAATGCTGACTTTGCACGATTTGTTGCTGATACGGGCTACGTCACAGTGTCTGAAAAGCCTCCTGATCCTGAGCTGTATCCCAACTTGGCGCCTGAGGAGCAGTGCCCTGAGTCAGCAGTGTTTATCCCGCCTCCGCCCACCGTTGATCGCAGTCAGCCCCTCTCCTGGTGGGCCTTGGTTGAAGGTGCTGATTGGCGACATCCGCAGGGACCGTCGACACAGATTGACGATCTCCCGGACCATCCGGTGGTGCATGTCGCCTATGACGATGCGTTGGCCTATGCCGACTGGGCGGGCAAGCGACTGCCCACTGCCGATGAATGGGAAGTGGCAGCACGCGGTGGTCTTGTGGGGCAGGACTATGCCTGGGGCTCAGAGATGACCCCGGGAGGACGGTGGTTGGCCAATGTTTGGCAAGGGCCGTTTCCTTGGCGTAATGAGCAGACTGATGGTTGGTTTTGGACGTCGCCTGTCGGCAGCTTTCCTGCCAATGGCTATGGATTGGTCGACATGTGTGGGAACGTCTGGGAATGGACATCGACGTTGTTCCCAGTTCCCAAAGGTGAGCAGGAACGACGGATCATCAAGGGCGGGTCATTTCTCTGCGCGGAAAACTACTGCCACCGGTTCCGTCCGGCTGCACTGATGGGGCAGACGACGGATACTGCCACCTGCCATATGGGGTTTCGCTGTGCTTCGGATTCAGTGTGA
- a CDS encoding NAD(P)/FAD-dependent oxidoreductase — protein sequence MARSVDVVVIGGGFAGITAARDLQKRGYDVLVLEARDRLGGRTWSEDRNGFHVELGGTWVHWTQPFVWAEKERYGLEVQETPGCVAERVAIKIDGQVQELQESQLGEFVEGFEHFFAESKGVWERPYDMHHCWDAVCERDGLTVADRLNALELTPLQRTSIGGFLEILSMNQPQNASYVEMMRCWSLTGWNYELFNDTAARYKFTHGTGALVEAMASDGGFEVSLNTSVRAVQQSSDGVCVTTESGELVIAKRAVVTVPLNVLHSVDFEPPLSSVKLEASRLKHVGGGYKVFFEVEGDPGAVMTLSRSTDSPLIGSFTYKRGEQHSVLAGFSLEPGALDKSVEEWQTVLEEFIPGVKLLSTFGHDWGADSLSQGSWATYRPGTVARFSDELPRQEGHVFFASGDHAQGWRGFIEGAIASGSRTAVTVADSLSSQTAGTPVASVKQPAKA from the coding sequence ATGGCTCGATCTGTTGATGTGGTTGTGATTGGCGGTGGTTTTGCCGGCATCACAGCAGCCCGTGACCTACAAAAGCGGGGCTACGACGTGCTTGTTCTCGAAGCCCGTGATCGGCTAGGTGGACGCACCTGGAGTGAGGATCGCAACGGCTTTCACGTGGAATTGGGCGGCACTTGGGTGCATTGGACGCAACCCTTTGTGTGGGCCGAGAAGGAGCGTTATGGACTCGAGGTTCAGGAGACACCGGGCTGTGTCGCCGAGCGGGTGGCGATCAAAATCGACGGTCAGGTTCAGGAGTTGCAGGAGTCGCAGCTGGGTGAATTCGTGGAGGGTTTTGAGCACTTTTTTGCCGAGTCGAAGGGTGTTTGGGAGCGTCCCTATGACATGCACCACTGCTGGGATGCGGTGTGTGAACGCGACGGCCTAACCGTCGCTGACCGTCTCAACGCCCTCGAGCTCACGCCCTTGCAGCGCACCAGCATCGGAGGATTTCTCGAGATCCTCAGCATGAACCAACCGCAGAACGCCTCCTATGTGGAGATGATGCGCTGCTGGTCGCTCACCGGTTGGAACTATGAGCTCTTCAATGACACCGCAGCCCGCTACAAGTTCACCCATGGCACCGGTGCCTTGGTGGAGGCGATGGCCAGCGACGGTGGTTTTGAGGTTTCTCTGAACACATCGGTGCGCGCTGTTCAGCAATCCAGCGATGGCGTTTGTGTTACCACCGAGTCAGGTGAGCTGGTGATTGCTAAACGCGCGGTGGTGACCGTTCCATTGAACGTGCTGCACAGCGTTGACTTTGAGCCGCCTCTGTCCAGCGTGAAGCTGGAAGCCTCCCGCCTCAAACATGTCGGCGGGGGATACAAAGTGTTTTTTGAAGTGGAGGGTGATCCCGGTGCCGTGATGACCTTGTCGCGTTCCACCGATTCACCGCTGATCGGCAGCTTCACCTACAAACGTGGTGAGCAGCATTCCGTGCTGGCGGGTTTCAGTCTTGAACCCGGGGCTCTCGACAAATCAGTGGAGGAGTGGCAAACCGTGCTCGAGGAATTCATTCCCGGCGTGAAGCTGTTGTCGACCTTTGGTCATGACTGGGGTGCTGACAGCCTCTCGCAAGGGAGCTGGGCGACCTACAGACCTGGAACTGTGGCCCGCTTCAGTGACGAATTACCGCGTCAGGAAGGCCACGTGTTCTTTGCATCCGGAGATCATGCCCAGGGCTGGCGCGGATTTATTGAAGGCGCCATTGCCAGTGGCTCCCGAACGGCTGTGACGGTGGCCGACAGCCTGAGCTCTCAGACTGCCGGCACACCGGTGGCGTCAGTCAAACAGCCAGCGAAGGCCTAA